One window from the genome of Saimiri boliviensis isolate mSaiBol1 chromosome 2, mSaiBol1.pri, whole genome shotgun sequence encodes:
- the TIMM9 gene encoding mitochondrial import inner membrane translocase subunit Tim9 isoform X1, with product MAAQIPESDQIKQFKEFLGTYNKLTETCFLDCVKDFTTREVKPEETTCSEHCLQKYLKMTQRISMRFQEYHIQQNEALAAKAGLLGQPR from the exons ATGGCTGCACAAATACCAGAATCTGATCAGATAAAACAG TTTAAGGAATTTCTGGGGACCTACAATAAACTTACAGAGACCTGCTTTTTGGACTGTGTTAAAGACTTCACAACAAGAGAAGTAAAACCTGAAGAG ACCACCTGTTCAGAACATTgcttacagaaatatttaaaaatgacacaAAGAATATCCATGAGATTTCAGGAATATCATATTCAGCAGAATGAAGCCCTGGCAGCCAAAGCAGGACTCCTTGGCCAACCACGATAG
- the TIMM9 gene encoding mitochondrial import inner membrane translocase subunit Tim9 isoform X4: MAAQIPESDQIKQFKEFLGTYNKLTETCFLDCVKDFTTREVKPEENEALAAKAGLLGQPR, encoded by the exons ATGGCTGCACAAATACCAGAATCTGATCAGATAAAACAG TTTAAGGAATTTCTGGGGACCTACAATAAACTTACAGAGACCTGCTTTTTGGACTGTGTTAAAGACTTCACAACAAGAGAAGTAAAACCTGAAGAG AATGAAGCCCTGGCAGCCAAAGCAGGACTCCTTGGCCAACCACGATAG
- the TIMM9 gene encoding mitochondrial import inner membrane translocase subunit Tim9 isoform X2 has protein sequence MAAQIPESDQIKQFKEFLGTYNKLTETCFLDCVKDFTTREVKPEEEYHIQQNEALAAKAGLLGQPR, from the exons ATGGCTGCACAAATACCAGAATCTGATCAGATAAAACAG TTTAAGGAATTTCTGGGGACCTACAATAAACTTACAGAGACCTGCTTTTTGGACTGTGTTAAAGACTTCACAACAAGAGAAGTAAAACCTGAAGAG GAATATCATATTCAGCAGAATGAAGCCCTGGCAGCCAAAGCAGGACTCCTTGGCCAACCACGATAG
- the TIMM9 gene encoding mitochondrial import inner membrane translocase subunit Tim9 isoform X3, which yields MAAQIPESDQIKQFKEFLGTYNKLTETCFLDCVKDFTTREVKPEEQNEALAAKAGLLGQPR from the exons ATGGCTGCACAAATACCAGAATCTGATCAGATAAAACAG TTTAAGGAATTTCTGGGGACCTACAATAAACTTACAGAGACCTGCTTTTTGGACTGTGTTAAAGACTTCACAACAAGAGAAGTAAAACCTGAAGAG CAGAATGAAGCCCTGGCAGCCAAAGCAGGACTCCTTGGCCAACCACGATAG